The genomic region GCGCCTTATTCGTCTGCCCGTCTGGCTCTTCCGTGGATATCAGACGCCACCGAGTACTTTGTCATGTACAACAGCCGTGAGGCAACCCTGACATCTGAGCCGGAAAATACCCATGAGCTGACGGCCAACGCCACCTGGACCATTGCGCCCAAGCTGTCAGCCAACGTCCATTTCAAGTATCTCCTGGAAGAGGTGGATATGGATATCCCCGGGTTCTCCAACAGCTATGACAAGGAGATGTTCAGCCCCGGCGTTGACCTGTGGTTTGCGCCCACCGACCGGCTGGTCTTTACCCTGGCCTACCAGTTCCAGAAGATGGAGGATGAGACGTTTCTCTCCATACCAGCCTACGGCGGCTGAGCAGGCTCATTCCTGCACCCAAGTTTTGGGTACACACTGGATGAGATTGAGTACAATACCGACGTTCACACTCTGATGCTCAGCGCTGATTTTGAATTTTCCGACAAGTTGAATTTCAACGGCAGCATTGTCTGGAACAAAGGCAAAGCGGAAATGGATGATGTTAATGCCGGAACCTATACCGGTGCCAATCCTGGCGCGACGGCGACCGACCCCGGTTTTGCTGGTATGAACCATTACGTTGCGCTGCCGGCTTTTGAAGAGTATTCCGATCTGGAGATCAACCAGGTTGAATACAGCCTGGGCGCTGTCTACAATCTTACTGACAGCATCAGCTTCAACCTCAACGCCAGCTACCTGGATTACAGTGATGACGAGCCGTACCTGTACGATACCGACGGCGATGTAATCTATGTTAATGGCGGCATGACCATGCGTTTCTAATACATTGGTCATCGTAGCGTGAAAAGGGAAGTGCCGTTTGGCACTTCCCTTTTTTTATTTGACAGGGGCAGATTCGGTCGATAGATAGATGGTTCAACCAATGTGATCGCCGGGTGCGACTGGATGCCGGTTCAAAGCGGTTTTCGGCAGTCAGCCTCGGAGCCGGCCAGGGGTGGCCGGCGAGAATAAGCGTGAACCGGCATCCAGCCGTACTATCCGCAAAACGAACCGCTTGCCGCTGTTGATTTTCTGGAGGGTTGCCAGTGTATTGTGTGGCTCGAATCCGGGAAACGGCGGCAATGAGCGTGAAGAAAGGGGTTCTTGTATGGCAGAAACCTTGGCGTTTATCGGCATGGGCCGGGTGGGGAGCGCCCTGGCGGTGTTGCTTGAGCGGGCCGGTTTTTCGGTAGCTGCAGTGTGCGACCGCAACCAGGAAAAACTTGATCGGGCAGCAAAGGAGCTGACTGGTTCTCCCTTATGCACCACCGACCCCACCGCGGCGGCCGCTGCGGCCCAGGTGGTTTTTCTCACCACCCAGGATCGCTTCATCGAAACTGTCTGTTGCCAACTGGCGGCGGCCGGGGCGATCCGCGCTTCCCAGCTGTTTGCCCATGCGAGCGGCTCCCTGACGGCTATAGTTTTGCATTCAGCCGCCGCCGAGGGAGCCAAAACCTTTTCCCTCCATCCCCTGCAAAGCATTGCCGATCCGGCTGCGGCCATCAGGGTGCTGCCGGGCTCCTACTACTGTTTTGAGGGTGATGACGGTGCTTACTCTCTGGCTGTCCGGCTGGTGGCCGCCCTTGATGGCCATCTCTTGCGGATTGCCGCCGCTGACAAACCCCTCTACCATGCCGCGGCGGTAGTCGCCTCCAACTTTTTTATTGCCCTGGAGTATCTGGCGATCTCGATGATGGAGCAGGTGGGGGCTGACCCCCAAAGTGCCCGGGAGATGCTTCTGCCATTGATTCGCGGCAGCCTCGAAAATCTGGCCCAAAGCGGGCCGGTGGAAGCACTGACCGGCCCTATCGTCCGTGGTGATAACGAGACTATTGCCGGTCATCTCCGGGCACTGGAAGAAAAGATGCCGCACTATGTTGGCATCTACAAAGGAATGGCCCGCCTGAACGTTGAGCTGGCCGGCAAAAAAAGTGGGGTGACCCTTGATGATTTTTCGGGAACGCTGGCAGATGGCTGAGCCATCAGCGATGCTGGCCAGGGATTTATGTATGTACTGTCAGCGGTGCACGGTGAGGTAATCTGCGGAGAAAATCTAGCGGATAAAGATCTTGACAAATCAACGGAATGCCTGTATGGCTCTGTGTTCGTGTTTTACCATCAGCATAATATGCAATTCCGGCTGTAGGGGGTTTTCTTTACAGCCTTTTCCTATTTTCCCTACATGACATCATACTTTTTTCCTCCAGAATTTGTCGACGATCTGCGTGAGCGGGTGGACATAGTCGAGGTTGTTGCCGACTATGTTTCACTGGTGAAGAGCGGCAGCAATTACAAGGGGCTCTGCCCCTTTCATGGGGAAAAAACCCCCTCATTCATGGTCCATGGCGGGAAGGGGATTTATCACTGTTTTGGCTGTGGGGTTGGCGGTGACGCGATTTCATTTATCAGGAAGATGGATAATCTCCCTTATCCGGAGGCTATCCTTCGTTTGGCGCTCCGCTGCGGTCTTGACGTAGCCCCCTATGAGCAGCATGGTTCCGGAACGGAAAATGCTGCTGAACAGCAATCATTGAAAAAACAGCTGGCGGTGGTGCTGGAACGGGCTCATATTTTCTACCGGCGCCAGTTGCAGCGGTCGCTGGACGGCCCTGTCGGCGCATATCTGAAAAAACGGGGGCTGACGGAAGCTGATGCCGATCAGTTTGCCCTTGGTTATGCTCCGGAGGGTTGGGACAATCTGGTCAAGGCGATAAAAAAGCCAGCTGACCTTGACATTGCCGTCCAGGCAGGCTTAATTGTAAAAAAGGAAAACGGTAAGGTTTTTGATCGGTTCAGGGACCGGCTGATGTTCCCCATCCGGGATGTTGCGGGTCGGGTTGTGGGTTTTGGCGGCCGGACTTTGGCTGATGCGGAGCCGAAGTATCTCAACTCTCCCGAGTCACCGTTGTTTCAGAAGCGCCGGCTTCTCTATGACCTGTTTCATGCTAAGCGCGCCATAGGTGAACAGGGCCAGGTTTTTATGGTGGAAGGCTATATGGATGCCCTTTCCCTATATGCCCGCGGAATTCATAATGTGGTGGCTACCCTGGGGACAGCGCTCTCCCAGGAGCATCTTACCCTGGTAAAACGATACGGTAACCGGATTGCCGTATTTTTTGATAACGACCAGGCAGGCATGGCAGCTGCTTGCCGTGCGCTGCCGATTTTTTTGGCAGCCGGAGTGTTTCCTTCTATGGTCCTGCTGCCGGCCGGCGTGAAGGACCCTGATCAGTTGGCTCGTGATCTGCCGTCGGCGAAGCTGCACGAAGCATTGGCCGACCAGGTCGATCTTTTTGATTTTTACCTGGGCGAGCAGGAAAGCAAAGCCCGTGGCAAAGGCTATGCTGAACGGCTGGCTGTTCTGGAGGAGATTGTCAGGCTTATTGGGGTCATCCCTGATCAGGGCATGGCGGGTATGACTCTGCGGACCGTTGCCGACCGGCTGCACCTGGCCGAGGAGGTTGTCCTGGAGGTTCTGCAGAAGCTCAGGAAGCAGCAGAGAAAGAGGTCCTCCTCTCCTGGCCAGGATCAACCACGGGCCGCCGCATCACAGGAACTGGTGATTGATCCTGAAGATCTGATTCTGGGGGTGCTGAGCAGATTCCCCGGCCACCTTGATCGTCTCGATGGCATAGAGCAGTTTTTTGAGCGGGAGCTGTCGAGTGTTTTCCTTCCCCTGCTGCGGCTTGCGGACGAGGGTGAACAGAAACTCGCGGGAATTTTTGCTTCTCACCCGCAGCACGATGAGTTGCTGACCCTTTACTCCAGGTTGGCAATGATGAATCTTCCTGAAGATGAGGAAATTGCCCTTAAAGTCCTGGATGATTGCCGGGATAAATTGAAAATGCAGCA from Candidatus Anaeroferrophillus wilburensis harbors:
- a CDS encoding DUF2520 domain-containing protein, which gives rise to MAETLAFIGMGRVGSALAVLLERAGFSVAAVCDRNQEKLDRAAKELTGSPLCTTDPTAAAAAAQVVFLTTQDRFIETVCCQLAAAGAIRASQLFAHASGSLTAIVLHSAAAEGAKTFSLHPLQSIADPAAAIRVLPGSYYCFEGDDGAYSLAVRLVAALDGHLLRIAAADKPLYHAAAVVASNFFIALEYLAISMMEQVGADPQSAREMLLPLIRGSLENLAQSGPVEALTGPIVRGDNETIAGHLRALEEKMPHYVGIYKGMARLNVELAGKKSGVTLDDFSGTLADG
- a CDS encoding DNA primase, with protein sequence MTSYFFPPEFVDDLRERVDIVEVVADYVSLVKSGSNYKGLCPFHGEKTPSFMVHGGKGIYHCFGCGVGGDAISFIRKMDNLPYPEAILRLALRCGLDVAPYEQHGSGTENAAEQQSLKKQLAVVLERAHIFYRRQLQRSLDGPVGAYLKKRGLTEADADQFALGYAPEGWDNLVKAIKKPADLDIAVQAGLIVKKENGKVFDRFRDRLMFPIRDVAGRVVGFGGRTLADAEPKYLNSPESPLFQKRRLLYDLFHAKRAIGEQGQVFMVEGYMDALSLYARGIHNVVATLGTALSQEHLTLVKRYGNRIAVFFDNDQAGMAAACRALPIFLAAGVFPSMVLLPAGVKDPDQLARDLPSAKLHEALADQVDLFDFYLGEQESKARGKGYAERLAVLEEIVRLIGVIPDQGMAGMTLRTVADRLHLAEEVVLEVLQKLRKQQRKRSSSPGQDQPRAAASQELVIDPEDLILGVLSRFPGHLDRLDGIEQFFERELSSVFLPLLRLADEGEQKLAGIFASHPQHDELLTLYSRLAMMNLPEDEEIALKVLDDCRDKLKMQHFHKQKQAIDRRIAECSDDEALVELLRSKMEVIQRYKK